A section of the Methanosarcina mazei S-6 genome encodes:
- the serB gene encoding phosphoserine phosphatase SerB yields MNCPINDSTENKLIVFDMDSTLIDAETIDELARAAGVVSKVEEITNRAMHGDLDFEQALAERVRLLEGLPVETALDAVNQINLMPGAAELVLYVKSRGYKTAMISGGFTIAAERIGKTLGIDFVVSNELLVEDGYLLGEVVGPVTQSDSKAKVFEELAQLYNVRPEQCVVVGDGANDACIFEIAGFAIAFNPKPILREYADVVITVKDLRAVIPVLESLSYQCCNQAQHVDIEHY; encoded by the coding sequence GTGAACTGTCCTATAAACGATTCTACTGAAAACAAACTCATTGTTTTTGATATGGATAGCACCCTTATAGACGCTGAGACTATCGATGAGCTCGCCAGGGCTGCAGGTGTTGTAAGCAAAGTAGAGGAGATTACGAATAGAGCGATGCATGGAGACCTCGATTTCGAGCAAGCGCTTGCAGAAAGGGTCAGACTTCTTGAGGGTCTTCCTGTGGAAACTGCCCTTGATGCTGTAAACCAGATAAATCTAATGCCGGGAGCAGCAGAACTTGTCCTGTATGTCAAAAGTCGGGGTTATAAGACTGCTATGATTTCCGGTGGGTTTACCATAGCCGCCGAGAGGATAGGTAAAACGCTTGGTATCGATTTTGTTGTTTCTAACGAACTGCTTGTGGAAGATGGCTATCTCCTGGGAGAAGTTGTCGGCCCTGTCACACAAAGTGATTCCAAAGCAAAGGTGTTCGAGGAACTGGCACAGCTCTACAATGTCAGGCCCGAGCAGTGTGTGGTTGTCGGGGACGGCGCAAACGATGCCTGTATTTTTGAGATAGCAGGTTTTGCCATAGCTTTCAATCCAAAGCCCATCCTTAGGGAGTATGCGGACGTGGTCATAACAGTAAAAGACCTGAGGGCCGTAATCCCTGTTCTTGAATCTCTTTCTTATCAATGTTGTAATCAGGCACAGCATGTCGACATCGAACACTACTAA
- a CDS encoding coiled-coil protein — MLKELQKKRSDLKDISEESKEKRNTLNAEASALAAKRNELNKKTKDLINEAQELKVLRDEINEKVSEYKNKRDETNARANELFAKADTIRKQNNLGGPSIKALRKDIDRLEFAQQTEVLSTTKERELVGKIQQLQKQYHVKKVQLESNLELKNILDEAQKIRDEASVFHDELAEYARQAQEYHEKMIAAFKEADRTRAESDIAHREFVKAQEAADEQHKIFINAQKEIRDLDKEIFKLKKKDKDGKSRVVKSELQKDAKSIFEKFKGGAKLTTEDLMTLQRSGLV, encoded by the coding sequence ATGCTAAAGGAATTGCAGAAAAAAAGATCAGATTTGAAGGACATTTCTGAAGAATCCAAAGAGAAGAGGAATACTCTTAACGCTGAAGCCAGCGCTCTCGCCGCAAAGCGCAACGAACTCAACAAGAAGACGAAAGACCTTATCAACGAAGCCCAGGAATTAAAAGTTCTCAGGGACGAGATTAACGAGAAAGTCAGTGAGTACAAGAATAAGCGCGACGAGACCAATGCCAGAGCAAATGAACTGTTTGCAAAGGCAGACACCATCAGAAAGCAGAACAACCTTGGCGGGCCCTCAATCAAAGCCTTAAGGAAAGACATCGATCGCCTTGAATTCGCCCAGCAGACAGAAGTACTGAGCACCACCAAGGAAAGAGAACTCGTTGGTAAGATCCAGCAGCTTCAGAAACAGTACCATGTTAAAAAAGTCCAGCTTGAGAGCAACCTCGAACTGAAAAATATCCTGGACGAAGCCCAGAAAATCAGGGATGAAGCTTCAGTGTTCCATGACGAGCTTGCAGAGTATGCAAGGCAGGCACAGGAATACCACGAGAAGATGATTGCAGCTTTCAAGGAAGCTGACAGAACCAGAGCAGAGTCAGATATTGCACACAGGGAATTTGTAAAAGCCCAGGAAGCAGCTGACGAACAGCACAAGATTTTCATCAACGCCCAGAAGGAAATAAGAGACCTTGACAAAGAAATCTTCAAGCTTAAGAAGAAAGACAAGGATGGAAAGTCCCGTGTTGTCAAGTCGGAACTCCAGAAAGATGCAAAATCCATTTTCGAGAAGTTCAAGGGCGGAGCAAAGCTCACCACTGAAGACCTGATGACTCTTCAGAGGTCTGGTTTAGTCTAA
- a CDS encoding radical SAM protein, with amino-acid sequence MQYEFYKNPLFRVYAEIEDGCLAMKTGGAVSPLMKNVLKANISIFNGEKPARIEADRLIYSTWMPPIPSSGFDRLVKSQLSSMIGKNIPDQVTISITEDCPNNCIHCALPDTKNRAKLSPETVRDVIDQVLEMGTTFVIFDGGEPLTYPGLEELISYVDPEKAITGMFTSGVGLTEERARSLKAAGLYSLTVSFDSAYEEKHDYVRGRKGVFKSAVEAVKNGLAAGLLVNIYVVLSRDNVNELDELYNLAAGLGAHELSFYEIVPTGRWMDHASEIMTPKDMRKFDNFVVQAHEKEGPRIFPIPLVMRTTGCMAGRKWLHITPEGNILPCACIPIPYGNVHKDRVKDIWKKIRKDPAYNAKCCLMRNPEFREKYLKLPE; translated from the coding sequence ATGCAATACGAGTTTTACAAAAATCCCCTTTTCAGGGTTTATGCCGAAATTGAAGACGGATGCCTTGCGATGAAAACAGGCGGGGCAGTCTCTCCACTGATGAAAAACGTCCTTAAGGCAAATATCTCAATCTTTAACGGCGAAAAGCCTGCAAGAATAGAGGCTGACCGCCTGATCTATTCTACATGGATGCCCCCGATCCCGAGTTCTGGCTTTGACCGCCTTGTTAAAAGCCAGCTTTCATCAATGATAGGGAAAAACATTCCCGACCAGGTAACAATCTCGATTACAGAGGACTGCCCCAACAACTGCATCCACTGTGCCCTTCCTGATACGAAGAACAGAGCGAAACTTTCACCTGAAACAGTCAGGGATGTGATCGACCAGGTTCTCGAAATGGGTACGACCTTTGTTATCTTTGACGGGGGAGAACCTCTGACATATCCAGGTCTGGAAGAGCTTATAAGCTACGTTGACCCTGAAAAAGCCATTACCGGAATGTTCACTTCCGGGGTTGGGCTGACAGAAGAACGCGCAAGGAGCCTCAAGGCTGCAGGGCTTTACTCTCTTACGGTCAGTTTTGACAGCGCATATGAAGAAAAACACGACTATGTAAGGGGCAGGAAGGGAGTATTCAAAAGCGCGGTTGAAGCAGTTAAAAATGGGCTTGCTGCAGGGCTGCTTGTAAATATATACGTGGTGCTCTCACGGGACAATGTCAATGAACTTGATGAGCTTTATAACCTTGCAGCAGGCCTCGGAGCCCATGAACTCTCTTTCTATGAGATAGTGCCTACAGGCAGGTGGATGGACCACGCCTCCGAAATAATGACCCCAAAGGATATGAGAAAATTTGATAACTTTGTGGTTCAGGCACACGAAAAAGAAGGCCCGAGAATTTTTCCGATTCCGCTGGTTATGAGGACAACAGGCTGTATGGCAGGCAGGAAATGGCTGCATATCACGCCAGAAGGAAACATTCTGCCCTGCGCATGTATCCCCATTCCTTACGGGAATGTCCACAAAGACAGGGTGAAGGATATCTGGAAAAAAATCAGGAAAGACCCCGCATATAATGCAAAATGCTGCCTTATGAGGAATCCGGAGTTCAGAGAGAAATATCTGAAACTTCCAGAATGA
- a CDS encoding NAD(P)/FAD-dependent oxidoreductase — protein MDADIIVIGASPAGLMAARNACEKGVDVLLLERKKEIGNPPHPANSFFKGMLDRCGEKADASYVVHHLKGMKIISPEGHEVIVETPGYSIDKTKFDRFYAEKAAKIGVDIRTGIEAKDIWREGKEFAVSTSAGRFRSKLVIISDGINSKMASLLGLKTMKYPEDIAWGTELDIRASGLGKPEMFEYYVGNHAPGWKTTYAPRGGNNAAIGAYVRRCGKDATPYLDAWVERFKKLKGLEEIEVVRKLSGGDPIVTIPGEYIRDGIMVVGGAAGQSGIGYAMRAGQICGDVAADAVKKGEVSKSVLSEYRKTWEKEFRAEHYVGRIGLETLRKMTDREIDEMAEIFENEDLSFIHGSAFEQAMQVFTFMLKKKPSAMLRYGAFLRNK, from the coding sequence ATGGACGCAGATATAATTGTAATCGGTGCATCTCCTGCAGGGCTCATGGCCGCCAGAAATGCCTGTGAAAAAGGTGTGGATGTGCTTTTGCTCGAAAGGAAAAAAGAGATAGGGAATCCACCCCACCCTGCAAATTCTTTTTTTAAGGGAATGCTTGACAGGTGCGGAGAAAAGGCAGACGCATCTTATGTTGTTCACCACCTCAAAGGGATGAAAATCATCTCCCCGGAAGGACACGAAGTAATAGTGGAAACTCCCGGCTATTCCATTGACAAGACAAAGTTTGACCGGTTTTATGCAGAGAAAGCCGCTAAAATCGGTGTTGATATCAGGACAGGAATCGAAGCAAAGGATATCTGGAGAGAAGGAAAGGAATTTGCTGTTAGCACTTCTGCCGGGAGGTTCAGGTCGAAACTTGTAATAATTTCTGACGGCATCAATTCGAAAATGGCTTCTCTTCTGGGTTTGAAAACAATGAAATACCCTGAAGATATAGCCTGGGGAACCGAGCTGGACATAAGAGCTTCAGGACTGGGCAAACCTGAAATGTTTGAGTATTATGTCGGGAACCATGCCCCTGGCTGGAAAACGACATATGCGCCCAGGGGAGGCAATAACGCAGCTATCGGTGCTTATGTGCGCAGGTGCGGAAAGGACGCGACCCCTTACCTGGATGCATGGGTCGAGCGTTTTAAAAAGCTTAAAGGGCTTGAAGAAATAGAGGTTGTCAGAAAACTTTCCGGAGGAGACCCTATCGTAACCATACCCGGGGAGTATATAAGGGATGGAATAATGGTGGTTGGAGGAGCTGCAGGCCAGTCCGGGATAGGATATGCCATGAGGGCAGGCCAGATATGCGGGGACGTGGCAGCGGATGCCGTAAAGAAAGGTGAGGTCTCAAAAAGTGTTCTCTCGGAATACAGGAAAACCTGGGAAAAGGAATTCAGGGCAGAGCACTACGTGGGCCGTATAGGGCTTGAGACTCTCAGGAAGATGACTGATAGGGAAATCGATGAGATGGCAGAAATATTTGAAAACGAAGACCTCTCCTTTATCCACGGCAGCGCTTTTGAACAGGCTATGCAGGTTTTTACGTTCATGTTGAAGAAGAAGCCTTCAGCCATGCTCAGGTACGGGGCATTTCTGAGAAACAAATAA
- a CDS encoding UbiA family prenyltransferase yields the protein MSLTARIGELSPYLRLLRPELYYMDLTLPASSAILASYLATGELPEILPFLVAVVGGFAAITSSYVFNDCCDIDIDTINLPGRPLPSSKVSKNSAMLYAGLLLLIAGAAAFYLNPESLVVLFIAAATITIYSIFAKRNTFLSFLPVGISYGLVPIGVWLAFDPAGILKGSDGVILPLPAICFGLMMCVTDWAFTLGGVARDVEGDRLKGAPTMPVTFGIPFTARFVTFWWIVGVIASVIIGWSAHLGPVFFAGALASGLWMLAQCIDFIKHPTPERGGALFLNGSNYRAVMFGSMILDVVLCIYIGSYTSILW from the coding sequence TTGTCCCTTACAGCAAGAATAGGGGAGCTCAGTCCCTACCTCCGGCTGCTGAGGCCCGAACTATACTATATGGACCTTACCCTCCCGGCCTCAAGTGCAATTCTCGCTTCTTACCTGGCAACCGGAGAGCTCCCCGAAATTCTCCCATTCCTGGTTGCCGTAGTCGGAGGCTTTGCGGCCATAACCAGTTCATATGTCTTCAATGACTGCTGTGATATTGATATAGACACGATCAATCTTCCAGGCAGGCCCCTTCCTTCCTCAAAGGTTTCGAAAAACTCAGCAATGCTATATGCCGGGCTGCTTTTACTGATTGCGGGAGCTGCTGCTTTTTACCTGAACCCTGAATCTCTTGTGGTTCTCTTTATCGCAGCTGCAACCATAACAATTTACTCGATCTTTGCAAAAAGAAACACCTTTCTAAGTTTTCTGCCTGTGGGGATATCTTATGGTCTCGTGCCTATCGGGGTATGGCTTGCATTTGACCCGGCAGGGATCCTGAAAGGCAGTGATGGAGTAATTCTGCCCCTCCCAGCAATCTGTTTCGGTCTAATGATGTGCGTTACTGACTGGGCTTTTACACTCGGAGGAGTTGCCAGGGATGTGGAAGGGGACAGGTTAAAGGGTGCACCTACAATGCCCGTAACCTTCGGGATCCCCTTTACCGCCAGATTTGTGACCTTCTGGTGGATTGTAGGGGTTATTGCCTCGGTTATCATAGGCTGGTCAGCACATCTGGGCCCGGTATTTTTTGCAGGAGCCCTTGCTTCAGGACTCTGGATGCTCGCTCAGTGCATTGACTTTATAAAACACCCGACGCCTGAGAGAGGCGGCGCACTTTTCCTTAACGGCTCAAATTACAGGGCAGTAATGTTCGGGTCAATGATTCTGGATGTTGTGCTCTGCATATATATTGGGTCTTATACCTCCATACTCTGGTAA
- the tgtA gene encoding tRNA guanosine(15) transglycosylase TgtA — translation MSAIFEIIDKDAGGRIGKLRTPHGVVETPTVMPVINPNIQLISPKEMRSFGAEILITNSYIIYRKEELRTVALEKGLHELLGFDGPIMTDSGSFQLSVYGSVEVTNEEILGFQEKIGSDIIVPLDIPTPPDVHFRRAEEELATTAERLEAARKFIQSKQLLAGPVQGSTYPELREKAASHLKDLNFEVYPLGAVVPLMESYRYAELVDVIAASKKGLSPTSPVHLFGAGHPMMFALAVALGCDLFDSAAYALYAKDGRYITSNGTYHLEKLNYLPCSCPVCSRYTAEELRKAKNKEELLGRHNLYATFAEIRLIKQSIKDGKLLELVEQRCRAHPKLLDGLKRLYTHSAWLEQFDPATKGTYFYCGPESASRPEVLRFGKRLERFSIEGSAIIRTSPVKGEKDYDRILTFKAPFGAFPAEMEEVYPFNAEVPKFPDYEALSTSLSNTIKLMDLNPGAEFTFICEKEFQHPLIEEIGKKAKLVYREAWKKE, via the coding sequence ATGTCAGCAATATTTGAAATTATCGATAAGGACGCAGGCGGCAGGATAGGAAAACTCAGGACTCCTCACGGAGTGGTTGAGACCCCTACAGTCATGCCTGTTATCAATCCGAACATCCAGCTTATTTCCCCGAAAGAAATGAGAAGTTTCGGGGCAGAGATTCTGATCACCAATTCCTACATTATTTACAGGAAAGAAGAACTGCGTACTGTCGCCCTTGAAAAAGGGTTACACGAGCTACTGGGTTTTGACGGCCCGATTATGACAGACTCCGGCTCTTTCCAGCTTTCAGTATACGGGTCTGTGGAAGTTACAAATGAAGAGATCCTCGGGTTCCAGGAAAAAATAGGAAGCGACATTATAGTCCCACTTGATATCCCGACCCCTCCGGATGTCCATTTTAGAAGAGCGGAAGAAGAACTTGCGACCACAGCCGAGCGCCTTGAAGCTGCCCGTAAATTCATCCAGAGCAAACAGCTCCTCGCAGGTCCTGTCCAGGGTTCAACATATCCGGAACTCAGGGAAAAGGCTGCATCCCACCTTAAAGATTTGAATTTTGAAGTTTATCCCCTGGGAGCAGTTGTGCCTCTCATGGAATCCTACCGTTATGCAGAGCTTGTTGATGTAATTGCAGCATCCAAAAAAGGACTTTCTCCAACCTCACCTGTCCATCTTTTCGGGGCAGGGCACCCGATGATGTTTGCCCTTGCAGTTGCCCTTGGCTGCGACCTTTTTGATTCGGCAGCTTATGCCCTTTACGCAAAAGATGGTCGTTATATTACCTCAAACGGGACATACCACCTGGAGAAACTGAACTACCTGCCCTGTTCCTGTCCTGTCTGCTCCAGATATACTGCCGAAGAATTAAGAAAAGCTAAAAATAAAGAAGAACTTCTCGGGCGGCATAACCTTTATGCGACTTTTGCGGAAATCCGGCTTATTAAACAGTCTATTAAGGACGGAAAACTGCTTGAGCTTGTTGAGCAGCGCTGCCGTGCCCACCCGAAACTCCTTGACGGTCTGAAGAGGCTCTATACTCACTCTGCATGGCTGGAACAGTTTGATCCTGCAACTAAAGGCACTTATTTCTACTGTGGGCCGGAGTCTGCTTCCAGACCTGAGGTTCTGCGTTTCGGGAAGCGCCTGGAAAGGTTCAGCATTGAAGGTTCGGCGATCATACGTACATCTCCGGTTAAAGGAGAAAAGGACTATGACCGGATTCTGACATTTAAAGCTCCATTCGGGGCCTTCCCGGCAGAAATGGAAGAAGTGTATCCCTTCAATGCCGAGGTTCCAAAATTTCCGGACTACGAAGCTCTCAGCACGTCCCTGTCAAATACAATTAAACTGATGGATCTGAATCCCGGGGCAGAATTTACCTTTATCTGCGAAAAAGAGTTCCAGCATCCTTTAATTGAAGAAATCGGAAAAAAGGCAAAGCTTGTATACAGGGAAGCCTGGAAAAAAGAATAA
- a CDS encoding pyruvate kinase alpha/beta domain-containing protein, producing MEKPVLYLDRVGEENTEAVIGAAAKRAAELGISRIVVASTSGKTALKMAEAVKGSNIKVIGVSHQYGQKEKGEWEVEEEYRKKLEELGAVITTQSHMFSGIERSITKKFGGYSRIEVISDTLRSLFGKGFKVAIEVAIMAADSGHIPVSDDTEIIAIGGTRWGADVALVLKPAHSNDFFSLQVREIIAMPRAKED from the coding sequence ATGGAAAAACCAGTTCTTTATCTGGACAGAGTAGGAGAAGAAAACACCGAAGCTGTTATTGGGGCTGCAGCAAAAAGAGCAGCAGAGCTTGGAATCTCACGTATCGTAGTTGCCAGTACAAGCGGAAAAACTGCCTTAAAAATGGCAGAGGCGGTAAAAGGCAGCAACATAAAGGTAATTGGGGTTAGTCACCAGTACGGTCAGAAAGAGAAAGGCGAATGGGAAGTGGAAGAAGAGTACAGAAAGAAACTCGAAGAGCTTGGAGCAGTGATTACTACCCAGTCGCACATGTTTTCCGGTATAGAACGTTCCATCACAAAGAAATTCGGAGGATATTCAAGGATCGAAGTAATATCAGATACCCTTCGCTCCCTCTTCGGAAAAGGTTTCAAAGTGGCTATAGAAGTTGCCATTATGGCAGCGGATTCAGGTCACATCCCGGTATCAGATGATACTGAAATCATCGCTATAGGAGGAACAAGATGGGGTGCAGATGTAGCTCTTGTGCTGAAGCCGGCTCACAGCAATGACTTCTTCTCCCTTCAGGTAAGGGAAATAATCGCAATGCCAAGGGCAAAAGAAGACTGA
- a CDS encoding proteasome assembly chaperone family protein, with amino-acid sequence MSTTTDYDDNDVKIITKPVQSKNPVLIEGFPGIGLVGNIASQHIIEELNMEYIGSIDSRYFPSIAVLYEGLINMPVRIYENVEHNLIIVISDIPISHSVSYDVSNALVDWAEAINVKEIASIAGIAIMDGGHKVFGAATTPEMLDKIRDKVEIFQMGTISGISGSVMAECLLRGIPAISLLGATRTQNPDPRAASSVIGVLNELYGLSISTDRLIEQAERIEIELQRLAEDVQATERKGEVKKEFPMYG; translated from the coding sequence TTGTCAACTACGACAGACTATGACGACAATGACGTGAAGATTATTACGAAACCTGTACAATCAAAAAATCCTGTTTTGATTGAAGGTTTTCCCGGAATCGGGCTTGTGGGGAATATTGCAAGTCAGCATATCATCGAAGAGCTGAACATGGAGTACATAGGCTCCATTGATTCCAGGTATTTCCCCTCAATCGCGGTGCTTTATGAGGGGCTTATAAACATGCCTGTAAGGATCTACGAAAATGTAGAGCACAATCTCATTATAGTTATTTCCGACATTCCTATCAGCCATTCGGTTTCCTACGATGTAAGTAATGCTCTTGTAGACTGGGCTGAGGCTATCAATGTAAAAGAGATTGCTTCCATTGCAGGGATTGCAATTATGGACGGAGGCCATAAGGTCTTCGGAGCAGCTACCACTCCGGAAATGCTGGACAAAATCAGGGATAAGGTCGAGATTTTCCAGATGGGAACTATTTCCGGAATTTCGGGCAGCGTAATGGCTGAATGTCTGCTGCGTGGGATTCCTGCAATCAGTCTCCTTGGGGCTACGAGGACCCAGAACCCTGATCCAAGGGCTGCATCTTCTGTTATTGGAGTCCTCAATGAGCTTTACGGGCTTTCAATCAGCACTGACAGGCTCATAGAACAGGCCGAGCGCATAGAAATCGAACTCCAGAGGCTTGCTGAAGACGTTCAGGCTACCGAGCGGAAAGGAGAAGTCAAAAAGGAGTTCCCAATGTACGGGTGA
- a CDS encoding DUF473 domain-containing protein, whose translation MEYITLTGIADSVIEILKKHDLRTLEIRNPQNFFGVLGLNAGDSVLLTSTSLQDLTDGTQGLIARVVQKQISVHSFVSSSELYIEEREALSARIQLECRCMARVRNVISNEIGKPVIVDAREISCYEAR comes from the coding sequence ATGGAGTACATTACGTTAACAGGAATTGCCGACTCCGTGATCGAGATCCTGAAAAAGCACGATCTCAGGACTCTTGAGATCCGAAATCCGCAGAACTTCTTTGGAGTACTAGGACTCAATGCAGGAGACAGTGTTCTCCTGACTTCCACAAGCCTTCAGGATCTAACTGATGGGACCCAGGGGCTTATAGCAAGAGTTGTCCAGAAGCAGATCTCAGTCCACTCTTTTGTAAGCTCAAGTGAACTCTATATTGAAGAGCGAGAAGCTCTGTCAGCACGCATTCAGCTTGAATGCAGATGTATGGCAAGGGTAAGGAACGTTATCTCAAACGAAATAGGAAAACCCGTTATAGTAGACGCAAGGGAGATCTCCTGCTACGAAGCCCGTTAA
- the thsB gene encoding thermosome subunit beta encodes MAAQPIFILREGSKRTHGSDAQHNNIMAAKAVAEAVRTTLGPKGMDKMLVDAMGDVVITNDGATILKEMDIEHPGAKMIVEVAKTQDAEVGDGTTTAAVLAGELLTKAEDLLESGVHPTVIASGYRLAAIQAVKILDTITISASPEDTETLEKIAGTAITGKGAESHKAHLSNLAVRAIKSIVEKDENGKITVDIEDVKTEKRPGGSIKDSEIVEGVIVDKERVHTGMPEVVKDAKVLLLSVPIELKKTETKAEIKITTPDQMQLFLDQEEAMLREIVDKVIDTGANVVFCQKGIDDLAQYYLTKAGIFAMRRVKKSDMDKLSRATGGRIITNLDEIDESDLGYAGMVEEKDVTGSRMTFVTGCKDSKTTSILLRGGTEHVVDGLERALEDALRVVGVALEDQKIVVGGGSPEIELSLRLKEYAATLKGREQLAVTKFAESLEVIPQTLAENAGLDPIDMLVEMRSQHEKGNKRAGLNVYKGKIEDMFENNVVEPLRIKTQAINAATEAAIMVLRIDDVIASTGGGRAAPGGMPGGDMEDMM; translated from the coding sequence TTGGCAGCACAACCGATCTTTATATTAAGGGAAGGCAGCAAGAGAACCCACGGTTCAGACGCTCAGCACAATAACATCATGGCCGCAAAAGCTGTAGCTGAAGCAGTAAGAACGACTCTTGGGCCAAAGGGTATGGACAAGATGCTTGTAGATGCGATGGGAGACGTCGTCATTACAAATGACGGAGCAACCATCCTGAAAGAAATGGACATCGAGCACCCCGGTGCAAAGATGATTGTGGAAGTCGCAAAGACCCAGGATGCCGAAGTAGGAGACGGGACAACCACAGCAGCCGTACTTGCAGGAGAGTTACTTACAAAGGCAGAAGACCTGCTTGAAAGCGGCGTACACCCGACTGTTATCGCAAGCGGTTATAGGCTCGCAGCAATCCAGGCTGTAAAGATCCTTGACACAATTACAATCAGCGCATCCCCTGAAGACACAGAGACTCTTGAGAAGATCGCAGGCACAGCCATCACTGGAAAGGGTGCAGAATCCCACAAGGCTCACCTCTCCAATCTTGCAGTCCGTGCAATCAAGTCCATTGTTGAGAAAGATGAAAATGGGAAGATCACTGTCGACATAGAAGATGTTAAAACAGAAAAGAGGCCAGGCGGAAGCATTAAGGACTCTGAGATTGTCGAAGGTGTAATTGTCGACAAGGAACGCGTCCACACCGGCATGCCGGAAGTTGTGAAGGATGCAAAGGTCCTTCTTTTAAGCGTGCCAATCGAACTCAAAAAGACAGAAACCAAAGCCGAAATAAAGATCACCACTCCCGACCAGATGCAGCTTTTCCTCGACCAGGAAGAAGCAATGCTCAGGGAAATTGTAGACAAAGTGATTGATACCGGCGCAAACGTAGTATTCTGCCAGAAAGGAATTGACGACCTCGCCCAGTACTACCTGACAAAAGCAGGCATTTTCGCAATGCGCAGAGTAAAGAAGAGTGACATGGACAAGCTCTCCAGAGCCACAGGCGGAAGAATCATCACCAACCTGGACGAAATCGACGAATCCGACCTCGGCTATGCAGGTATGGTGGAAGAAAAGGACGTCACAGGTTCAAGGATGACCTTTGTTACGGGCTGTAAAGACAGCAAGACCACCTCTATCCTTCTCCGCGGCGGAACCGAGCATGTTGTGGACGGACTTGAGAGAGCCCTTGAAGACGCTCTCAGGGTCGTTGGTGTTGCCCTAGAAGACCAGAAGATTGTTGTCGGTGGCGGCTCCCCAGAAATAGAACTGTCCCTCAGGCTCAAAGAATATGCAGCAACCCTCAAAGGAAGGGAACAGCTTGCAGTAACAAAATTCGCAGAGTCTCTGGAAGTTATCCCGCAAACCCTTGCAGAGAATGCAGGGCTTGACCCGATTGACATGCTTGTAGAAATGCGCTCACAGCATGAGAAAGGAAACAAGAGGGCTGGACTTAACGTCTACAAGGGCAAGATCGAGGATATGTTTGAAAATAACGTGGTCGAACCCCTTAGAATCAAGACCCAGGCAATTAATGCAGCAACAGAAGCTGCAATCATGGTCCTCAGGATCGATGATGTTATCGCTTCCACAGGCGGCGGAAGAGCAGCTCCAGGCGGAATGCCAGGCGGCGACATGGAAGACATGATGTAA
- a CDS encoding 4Fe-4S binding protein, whose product MLKITPYLGILVLIVSIGGLWYPALGYFMLLIFAAIFLSSPFRGRWFCGNLCPRGSLVDFGVSKISKKRKIPDAFRSLWVRLPIFFLMMGFMGYRVASTIGGLNTFEKIGMIFVMMCLVTTSIAVLLGTFLSPRAWCSFCPMGTAQRLIGGNKYQLKLEKDKCVNCKKCEKVCPMQLKICQTGANPDCIKCGRCVSICPRDALHF is encoded by the coding sequence ATACTCAAAATCACACCCTACCTGGGAATACTTGTACTGATCGTTTCTATCGGCGGACTCTGGTATCCTGCACTCGGCTACTTTATGCTGCTGATCTTTGCTGCAATCTTCCTGAGCAGCCCTTTCAGAGGAAGATGGTTCTGTGGAAATCTCTGCCCTAGAGGTAGCCTTGTGGACTTTGGAGTCAGTAAAATCTCAAAGAAAAGGAAAATACCCGATGCATTCCGGAGTCTCTGGGTCCGCCTGCCAATATTTTTCCTGATGATGGGATTTATGGGCTACAGGGTAGCAAGCACTATCGGAGGCCTCAATACATTTGAAAAGATAGGCATGATCTTTGTAATGATGTGCCTTGTAACCACTTCAATTGCAGTTCTCCTCGGAACTTTCCTGAGCCCCAGAGCCTGGTGTTCTTTCTGCCCCATGGGGACCGCCCAGCGCCTTATTGGAGGGAATAAGTACCAGCTGAAACTTGAAAAAGATAAATGCGTTAACTGCAAAAAATGTGAAAAAGTCTGCCCCATGCAGCTTAAGATTTGCCAGACCGGAGCAAATCCCGATTGTATAAAATGCGGGCGCTGCGTGAGTATCTGCCCCAGAGATGCCCTCCATTTCTAA
- a CDS encoding transcriptional regulator, with protein sequence MIDFACKEFKVEDVIKCALNLTKADLNVMKSFLNEPDRWIDTDALSKSLKLDVSTVQRSVKKLHEKEILQRSQQNLDGGGYVYIYKIYSKNQIRNIIQKIVQSWADRLGQELKEWENGGE encoded by the coding sequence ATGATAGATTTTGCCTGCAAAGAGTTCAAAGTAGAGGATGTAATCAAGTGCGCCCTCAACCTTACAAAAGCTGATCTGAATGTTATGAAGTCATTCTTAAATGAACCTGACAGATGGATTGATACTGATGCCCTTTCAAAATCTCTGAAACTTGATGTTTCTACAGTCCAGCGCTCCGTAAAAAAGCTGCATGAGAAAGAGATCCTTCAGAGATCGCAGCAAAACCTTGACGGAGGGGGCTATGTTTACATTTATAAAATATATTCAAAAAACCAGATAAGGAATATCATTCAAAAAATCGTCCAGTCCTGGGCTGATAGACTCGGACAGGAACTGAAAGAATGGGAAAACGGAGGCGAATAA